The segment TGGTCGAATTGGTTTCTAATAATCACCAAATCCTTATTTTTTTCCATGTGATATTTTTTACCTGTTTTATAATCAACTGAATTTGTAACAATATGACAATGTAAGTGATCCTGATCCACATGAACAAAGACTCCAGATTCGTATCCCCGCGCTATTTTACTTGCTAGATCAATTCCAATTTGAAGACATTTTTCCTGGTCCATTAATTCATGAGGAGATAGTTCACTAGGTGAAAAAGAAGCTGTAAAGTGCATACCTTGTCTACCATCATCTTTGTTGAAAAAATCTCTTGTTTCTTGGAAGTCCTCGTGTATATCTTCTATATCACAATTAACACCAGCTTTAAGAATGCACTTATTGATTTCTTTTTTTGTGTTAGGATCCTTTGTTTTATCTTTCAAACAGTAATCAAGCGTTGAATTAACATCACGAGTACCACCAATAACTTCTAGGATAGGCATTTCTTTATTCCTCCTCTTTTAGTTAAAAAAACTTCTTTTAGGTGTTTTTCTTTTTGACTTAAACGATTCTTCAAAGTCATCTTCTGATAAGATAGATTTTCCTGTCAACTGTCTAGTTTCATTTCGAATTTCTCTTAATTCATGTAATATTTTTTCTACATTTTCCTTAAGTTGATAAGAAGTTAATGAATTAACTTTTCGAGCAATTTGATTGATATTATTTCCAATCGCACCAATTTCTTTATTTACTTCTTTTTTCTTTAAACGTTCTTCGAACTCTTTATCTTTTACGATTTTCAACTTTGGCTCTTTTAAATTTAAAACTAGATATTTAGCTAGAGCGTTAATCGTAATTCCGAAATGTTCAGCGATGAGTTTTGCTCTAATTAGTTCATCTTCTTTTAATCTAAATTTTACAGCTTTTGATTCTGACATCAAGCTACAGCTCCTTAAATATTTATTCTATAAAACGATTATATCATTTGGTTTTTGTATTTAGCAAGCATATCAAAACGGGCCCATGCTTTCAGCATGTTCCGTGTTGAGCTTGTTGGGGTTTCCCCAATCCCCTTTAAAACAATATAAAAAAAATACCTAAAATGTTTGCTGTAACTTTGTTTCAAGATTAGAATAGATAACAAGAGAATTAAAAAAACAAATGAAAGGAAAATTAGTATGACTAGATCAATAGAAAAAGAAGTTGAATTACTTTTAAAAAGACAAAGTGTAGGAAGCGAGAAAACTCCAGAGAATGAACTTTCATTAGTTGAAAGGTTAGAAGAAGAATTAAAAAAGAAAAAGCAAGAAGCTAAAAAAGCGTTGAAAGAAAAAAAGGAAGCTGAAGCTAAAAAATTGGGTATGGAAATTTTGAAAGAATATGAAGTATCTAATTTAGAAGAACTCAAAAAAGTTCTATTACCTAGTAACGTAGAAAGTAATTCAGAATTAGATCCAGCGCTAGTAAGTGAAATTTCTAGTTGGATAAAAAAGTTAGACCTCTGGGAAACTGATATGCACTCGAATAAAATCAATTATAAAGAATTCTATCCTACTGTGAATGAGTTGTTTAAAAAAATAATTAAGGTGAAATAATAATTAAAAATTGGAAGGGGTAAAGGTGAGGATAAATGATTGAAATTCAAATTCCGAAGGATAAGAGTGAGATTAAAAGGCAAATAGAAGCCCTTGAGTGGCAAATTAATTATGATAAAAGTGAAAAAGATAGAGAGATACATGTTCGAACACTAGAATGCCTTAAAAAGGCTTTAAATGACTAATTCAACAA is part of the Alkalibaculum bacchi genome and harbors:
- the mobC gene encoding plasmid mobilization relaxosome protein MobC, translated to MSESKAVKFRLKEDELIRAKLIAEHFGITINALAKYLVLNLKEPKLKIVKDKEFEERLKKKEVNKEIGAIGNNINQIARKVNSLTSYQLKENVEKILHELREIRNETRQLTGKSILSEDDFEESFKSKRKTPKRSFFN